The segment tggcccttcagtgggctgggtccctgtgcggcctggtgcgcccatgttatccgttcgcggtgttattgggacccgggtttcagcattcgtgctagtgcagtgcgcgcccttcccggtcctcggacggacaaggataaaaaaaaaaaaaaaaaaaaaaaaaaaaacaaggaaatAACTTCGACGACTGCTGCAATTCGTGCAGTATTTCCTGATTTAAACGAAAACTGGCTCCGAAATtcaattggttaaaattaaatctcataAGGATTTCGTTTTTCAAGGCTCAATATGAACTACTTTACAGATGAATGGGTGCCAggttaatataaaaatcattttgaataatatataatttattttcgtttgaattttcttacaattaataaatattcgtATTCACATCCATGCATGTTCGTCTCGATGAATctattacataattatattgcattaaaatatCAGTTAAAAGCGATACACATTGACCAGAAGAgcacagttaaaatttcatttccacgTTTAGCGaatgaatcaaaatttgccGAACACAAATCGTTGCAAAGAAGCACGAAATCGGCTGCACAAGACACGATCGAGAGTCAatcaattatttgataaaataaggCGATACAAAAGCCACTGgaatatttgaacaaatttctttttcaagcCAGTTCTTGTCAAGAAGTCCAGTCGCTGCCCGAGTGCGCACGTTGCAGTGCCGCTCGCGTTCGCAGCCAGTTTCGAATCTCCATGTGCACCAAGCGCGCCAAcaactgcaaattttcaaatttcagcatTATTCTCCGCGAATTGGATGGGATATTATGGCGATGAATTTTTAGGTGAGTGTCTATGGTGAATTATCAGGTTTAGAGCTCGGGAAAGGGGGCGTTCCCTAATTTTCTGTATAaaaaatccccgaaaatcATGACTGGGTTGATATATCACcttgaatttttcactgcCTAACGTAGTTTTacatcctgaacaacttttctaTTTGCGAAAAATCCGCAgatcgaaggtcaaggtcactttttgcgacctttttgcgaaaatccaaaattaagggatgatagcacCCTCCGATTTTTTCGGGGTTCatggctgaaatgtagcccgtgaaatcctgaacaagcacaccaagtttcaaagGTGTAACCGCAATAGTTTTGTGGCAAATCgaatttgaaagttaaaaaacctgctcgatcacgcatgcgcagttcgtTAAgtgtatttattcatattttatttatttaaacacatCAAGAGGGCCTAGGGTGGACCTagaaaggtcaaaatcgacaTTCAGGGTCAGtacctgacgtgaccctgatgtaaaaatatcgaaaatttccaatttaattgattttgatgtCTTTTCTTAGGTTTTCGCCGCTGTACAGCTCGAATAAAATGCCAAAACTGCGGAAatacaatcctgaaaccggtctttgaaataattgacagccaaaaaaaattgaaaatcttcaatttatgaaaagatccttcagtttttttttaccttattcttatttaaagcaataaataaaataagaaataatcaGACTCACGATTAGCGCGAGGACGTCGGAGATCATGAGCATGTAGAAGACATTCTTCCACCCCGTGGAGGAAATGAGGCCGGCCAACAGCGGGCCGACAGCGGCGCCGATGGAGCCGGTGCCGTCGATGATGGCGGTGACGGTGGCCAGCGCCTTGCTGCTGCCCTCGAGCGAGGGGTGCGTGCCCAGCTGCGCTGACACGGCCGTCGTGATCAGCGCGTACGGCCCGTTCACCAACGCCCCGGTCACGATCAGCAATGGCACCACCACGTTCAGGCCCAGGGTGCCCCACAACTCGTACGCAAAGAGCTGAAAGAATTAAATGTGAGTCATTTgtcgttaaaaaaaaaccgaACGCTCACCGATGGCACAGCTAAAATAAGCATCACAGCGCAAGTGGTAGCACTCATCCCCGTGGAGTCGCTGATGGCCCCTGCCGCGATGCCACCGACGATGCCGCCGATGTCGAAGATTGAGGAAATGTCGGCACTCATTTCGGCTCCTGCCCCggctggaatttaatttttaattcgtcactgactgaaattaaatatttaattacaggCGCTGTGGATGTAGAGGGGCAGCCAGTAGAGGAATGTGTAGCTCACGAGCTTGGCGAAGAAAAGACTTAGGCTGAACTCGACCACGCCCTgaaaacagcaaaataattagaaaattcgtgaaaaatgtcaaattataTCTACTTACAGGAATGCACAGCGCTTGGTAAAAGGTAATTGCTTTCGGTCCAGAAAGAAGGGCTTCGTCTTCTGCCGCAttgctctgaaaatttttgtttcgttaaaaataagaaattaaaataaataaaaatctcacatCAGCATCAGGATGGTGATCCACGTCACTGTCGGACGAGATTTCTTCCGAACTGACGTTGGTTGGATTGACAATTCTCCTGTacggctgctgctggattGTCTGTTTGGCAATAAAACGACAGAAATtatacagaaataaataaaattacggaTAAGCGCTGATGAAAAAATGAGgcgaggaaaaattgaaatgtcatTACTGGGGAGGTGACGCTAGCAGCATGCATAGAATTGGGCAAAAGGAGGCGGTACCGAGCGTTGACCTGCAATCAGCAACAATCATCGGCTTCACGCATGCAAATGAGGACAAGATTCAAATAATGCTCTAAAACTACAAGGAACTACTTGgtccataaattaattaaacaagtggcttcctcagg is part of the Cloeon dipterum chromosome 1, ieCloDipt1.1, whole genome shotgun sequence genome and harbors:
- the MFS16 gene encoding glucose-6-phosphate exchanger SLC37A2 isoform X2 produces the protein MSPPAVMDTPYGIRAFQCLSRKCCPSLRINKTLWYRFFVLLLTYVAYMSYHLSRKPISVVKAVLNQNCTGLEPPPWVVINATNRNNWCDWAPFDGQNASALLGTLDSAFLFAYAAAMFVSGFVAERVNLRYFLSLGMIFSGIFCYLFGVAYSYNIHNMTYLIAVQVLGGIFQTTGWPGVVTVIGNWFGEGKRGLIFGIWNSHTSVGNILGSVVAGAFVDTDWALSFFVPALIVAGSGFLMFLFLPAEPAEVGCPPPERPGSRTIQQQPYRRIVNPTNVSSEEISSDSDVDHHPDADSNAAEDEALLSGPKAITFYQALCIPGVVEFSLSLFFAKLVSYTFLYWLPLYIHSASGAGAEMSADISSIFDIGGIVGGIAAGAISDSTGMSATTCAVMLILAVPSLFAYELWGTLGLNVVVPLLIVTGALVNGPYALITTAVSAQLGTHPSLEGSSKALATVTAIIDGTGSIGAAVGPLLAGLISSTGWKNVFYMLMISDVLALILLARLVHMEIRNWLRTRAALQRAHSGSDWTS
- the MFS16 gene encoding glucose-6-phosphate exchanger SLC37A2 isoform X1; translated protein: MSPPAVMDTPYGIRAFQCLSRKCCPSLRINKTLWYRFFVLLLTYVAYMSYHLSRKPISVVKAVLNQNCTGLEPPPWVVINATNRNNWCDWAPFDGQNASALLGTLDSAFLFAYAAAMFVSGFVAERVNLRYFLSLGMIFSGIFCYLFGVAYSYNIHNMTYLIAVQVLGGIFQTTGWPGVVTVIGNWFGEGKRGLIFGIWNSHTSVGNILGSVVAGAFVDTDWALSFFVPALIVAGSGFLMFLFLPAEPAEVGCPPPERPGSRVNARYRLLLPNSMHAASVTSPTIQQQPYRRIVNPTNVSSEEISSDSDVDHHPDADSNAAEDEALLSGPKAITFYQALCIPGVVEFSLSLFFAKLVSYTFLYWLPLYIHSASGAGAEMSADISSIFDIGGIVGGIAAGAISDSTGMSATTCAVMLILAVPSLFAYELWGTLGLNVVVPLLIVTGALVNGPYALITTAVSAQLGTHPSLEGSSKALATVTAIIDGTGSIGAAVGPLLAGLISSTGWKNVFYMLMISDVLALILLARLVHMEIRNWLRTRAALQRAHSGSDWTS